A stretch of DNA from Candidatus Methanoperedens sp.:
ACAGGCTGGATCATAAGATCCTTGTGGCGGAAAAGGATCCGCGCCTCAAGATCGAGAAAAAGAAAGAAGTGTCCATTGAAATTATCGGGGGCAACAAGCGTTATGTGCTTCCGTCTGAGGATATTATGTTCCTTCCAACAAGATCTGTGAGCGCAGAAGACCTCTGCAAGTACTTTACTGCAGAGATGGCAAGGTCACTAAGATCAAATGGCGCGGATAACATTAAGAAACTCCATGTCAGGGTCGATGAGGGTATAGGGCAGGGCGCCGGCTGCGAGACCGAGCTGTAATATATCTAATAGTTATCCATTATCGTTTTCAGGATATTTTTATATTCAATTTTAAGAGAATAGACGTTGTGGTCTCCTTTGACATCGATCCTCAGGATCCCGAGCCTGGTATTCATAAGACCGACCATTGCGGATACCCCCCTGTAATTGACATCAAAACCCTGTTTGAAAAGGGAATCATAGACATCCTGTGTGGTGTACGGTTTGCTGTTCAGGAATAATTTCAAAACAGACTTTCTGATGCCGGTTTCATCCCTCATCAGGTATTTTGTCAGCCGTGTCTTGATTTTTTCATTTCCTTCAGCGCTCAGTCAGACCACCGTTTTTCTTTATTCGATTTTCAGAGTTTATACCTTTCCATGATTACAGGGGAGTCTTTTCGACGAGCATTCCGTTCTTCATTGGATAGCGCTCAATTACCGAGACTATGCACCCTTTTTTTTTCAATGCTTCCGCCAGGTCCGAAACGATCCACCACGTAGTCTCAATAGTCCCATTCATGCAGGAATACATGTCATCGGTGACACCCGCCTCTTTCAGGATCGAAAGAGAACCGCCACCTTCTATGGCACCGTAAACAAGGGTTCCATCCTCTGTTATCTCATCAAACTCCCTTGCACTCATTTTTGCTATCCTTTTAAACCTTTCACGAAGCTGGACTGCATCCTTGAATCGCGAGGAACAAAAATGGATCTTGTCAGCGTGTACCAGCAGAGCCACCTCCTTGCTCCCGAATATGGCAGATGAAACATCATCTACCGCTACAAATCCCCGATCTTTAAGTTCTTCTGCATTTGTTTCCGAGATCTCAAGCTCATTCAGGTTCAAAAAACCCCCGACCTCGCCAAGTAATGATATAATCCCCCCGAAGTCGGATGGCAAAGAGGGTATTTCAATCCCCGCTGAAAGCCCAAGTTCATGAGCCGCATGGATCGACTCGCGATAATATGTTCTTCCAATATTTTTTAATTGATCCCTCGGAGGGTGGAACCTGATCTCATCAAGCCCCGCTTTCTTTAACATTTCAAGCACCCCCCGGTTAGGCGCCAGGGCTGTGTATAAATGTATATGGTGGGCCTTTCCGAACCTGTTCTTCAGGAGTTTTATACAATGAACTACGCGGTCCAGACGCAATAACGGTTCCCCCCCGGTTATTCCTGTCCCGAGCGCTTCCATCGAGATGGCTTCTTCTATAATATCTTCATCCTTCCCCACGCGTCTTTCGTTTGCAAATATCAGGTCCTTTTCCTTCCTTTCGTATGATACAGGGCAGTAGAAGCAGTTCTTCCCGCATGATCCTGTAATGAAGAGAACCATCTTCGCCCCCATATAACAGAGACGGCATCCTTCTGGGAGGTAATTATAAAATGAACCTGTATTGTCCTT
This window harbors:
- a CDS encoding DUF2551 domain-containing protein → MTKYLMRDETGIRKSVLKLFLNSKPYTTQDVYDSLFKQGFDVNYRGVSAMVGLMNTRLGILRIDVKGDHNVYSLKIEYKNILKTIMDNY
- a CDS encoding 6-carboxytetrahydropterin synthase; amino-acid sequence: MFIEIDGWMAKLRFSACHFIPNHPKCGCLHGHTYAISVRLEGEQIGEFIIDFEMVKGMVNRICDRLDHKILVAEKDPRLKIEKKKEVSIEIIGGNKRYVLPSEDIMFLPTRSVSAEDLCKYFTAEMARSLRSNGADNIKKLHVRVDEGIGQGAGCETEL
- a CDS encoding radical SAM protein, which gives rise to MVLFITGSCGKNCFYCPVSYERKEKDLIFANERRVGKDEDIIEEAISMEALGTGITGGEPLLRLDRVVHCIKLLKNRFGKAHHIHLYTALAPNRGVLEMLKKAGLDEIRFHPPRDQLKNIGRTYYRESIHAAHELGLSAGIEIPSLPSDFGGIISLLGEVGGFLNLNELEISETNAEELKDRGFVAVDDVSSAIFGSKEVALLVHADKIHFCSSRFKDAVQLRERFKRIAKMSAREFDEITEDGTLVYGAIEGGGSLSILKEAGVTDDMYSCMNGTIETTWWIVSDLAEALKKKGCIVSVIERYPMKNGMLVEKTPL